The Abditibacteriaceae bacterium genome includes a region encoding these proteins:
- a CDS encoding ABC-2 family transporter protein → MKKYWSVALLGWQDSLAYRFNALVWVLYAVLPSLTLMFVWLAVYEGPKKKSIAGLDLPAMMTYYLAVTALSVAITPNFEWETMTQIREGKITGFIVRPIGFFGYRMAQETSYQIIKTAMMLPAFALLVWAFRDYVRIPPMSFGRILFFILSAILAYILLTQIKFMLAISAFWLAEAQGFLEIWHILMGVFAGRLLPLALLPRWLQSLGGVLPFSLMYAFPLDVLLKDLTLVEIGTGFARQLLWISVLAVGVRVMWRRGLLAYEAYGG, encoded by the coding sequence ATGAAAAAGTACTGGTCTGTGGCGCTGCTCGGCTGGCAGGATTCACTCGCCTATCGCTTCAACGCTCTGGTTTGGGTTCTCTACGCGGTCTTGCCGTCGCTCACGCTGATGTTCGTTTGGCTCGCGGTTTACGAAGGGCCGAAAAAGAAAAGCATCGCCGGCCTCGATTTGCCCGCGATGATGACCTATTATCTGGCGGTGACGGCGCTGTCGGTTGCGATTACGCCGAACTTCGAGTGGGAAACCATGACGCAAATCCGCGAAGGCAAAATCACCGGATTTATCGTGCGGCCCATCGGTTTTTTCGGCTATCGCATGGCGCAGGAAACCTCGTATCAAATCATCAAGACGGCGATGATGCTTCCGGCATTTGCCCTGCTCGTCTGGGCGTTCCGCGATTATGTTCGCATTCCGCCGATGAGTTTTGGGCGCATTCTCTTTTTTATCCTGTCGGCAATTCTCGCTTACATTCTCTTAACGCAAATTAAATTCATGCTGGCAATTTCGGCGTTCTGGCTGGCTGAAGCGCAAGGTTTTCTAGAAATCTGGCATATTCTCATGGGCGTTTTCGCTGGACGCCTGCTGCCTTTGGCGCTTCTTCCAAGGTGGCTGCAAAGCCTTGGCGGCGTGCTGCCGTTTTCTTTGATGTATGCATTTCCCCTTGATGTGCTGCTCAAAGATTTGACACTTGTGGAAATCGGAACAGGCTTCGCGCGCCAACTCCTCTGGATAAGCGTATTAGCGGTCGGGGTGCGCGTGATGTGGCGGCGCGGCTTGCTGGCATACGAAGCGTATGGCGGCTAG
- a CDS encoding M48 family metallopeptidase: MKNRFLLVLALFLSVCAASPQTAHAGLFSISPDKERKMGADAAKQIESQARIVRGPVADWVEAIGSRLAATSDKEFKYSFKVIDSPEVNAFALPGGYIYVYTGLRKVAQTDDELAAVLAHEITHSEKHHYAQQYKKASKRGLLFGVGAAIAGLPNLAQQALGILDFSMTQKYGRSHESEADRLGMERMARAGFNPEGMVSLLTKLAAENGSSSRIDQWMSDHPEGKKRAAAAELQTKEIRALQAQNAPTVKPVFPTWSLESLRGESVPSEAVSKPVVP; the protein is encoded by the coding sequence ATGAAAAACCGTTTTCTTCTGGTTCTCGCGCTGTTTCTTTCGGTTTGTGCGGCGTCGCCTCAAACGGCGCACGCCGGTTTGTTTTCGATTTCGCCTGACAAAGAACGCAAAATGGGCGCGGATGCGGCCAAGCAAATCGAAAGTCAGGCGCGAATCGTGCGCGGCCCTGTCGCCGATTGGGTCGAAGCCATCGGTTCCCGGTTGGCTGCAACCTCGGACAAGGAGTTCAAATACTCGTTCAAGGTTATCGACAGCCCCGAAGTCAATGCTTTCGCACTGCCAGGCGGTTATATCTACGTTTATACAGGCCTACGCAAAGTTGCCCAGACCGACGACGAACTCGCGGCTGTTCTGGCGCACGAAATCACACATTCGGAAAAGCATCATTACGCACAGCAATATAAGAAGGCGTCCAAGCGTGGTTTGCTTTTTGGCGTAGGCGCAGCCATCGCCGGACTTCCGAACCTCGCACAGCAGGCTCTGGGAATTCTCGATTTCTCGATGACGCAAAAGTACGGTCGCAGTCATGAAAGCGAAGCCGACCGCCTGGGTATGGAGCGCATGGCACGGGCCGGGTTCAATCCTGAGGGCATGGTAAGTTTGCTGACAAAACTCGCCGCCGAGAACGGCAGCAGCTCACGCATTGACCAATGGATGTCGGATCATCCTGAAGGGAAGAAACGCGCCGCCGCAGCGGAACTGCAAACGAAAGAAATCCGTGCTTTACAAGCGCAAAACGCACCGACAGTAAAGCCCGTTTTTCCAACTTGGAGTCTGGAATCGTTGCGCGGAGAAAGTGTTCCGAGCGAAGCCGTAAGCAAGCCTGTAGTTCCATAA
- a CDS encoding aldo/keto reductase, translating to MDYKNLGRTGAKVSPLCLGCMNFGWGTEEADSIAVIHRALDAGINFLDTADVYGQGASETITGKALRGKRDAVFLASKVHGKMGEGPNEQGNSRLHIIKGCEDSLRRLDVDYLDLYQIHRPQSDIAIDETLRALDDLVRSGKVRYIGTSTFGAWQLCESLWQSEKLGLNRFVSEQPPYNIFDRRAERELFPFAQTFGFGIIPWSPLAGGMLTGKYRRNEKGPEGSRYESGKFRSGEPVPDAAWDALEGVEALAKEKGCALDAFAIAWCAANPAVTSPIIGPRTMEQLEGNLKALDVEITDEDKKRIDEIVKPGTHVAEYYQADFGPSQYR from the coding sequence ATGGATTACAAAAATCTGGGGCGCACCGGCGCTAAAGTTTCACCGCTATGCCTGGGCTGCATGAACTTCGGTTGGGGAACTGAAGAAGCCGATTCGATTGCCGTCATTCATCGCGCGCTCGATGCAGGAATTAACTTCCTCGACACCGCCGATGTTTACGGACAGGGCGCCAGCGAAACCATTACCGGCAAAGCCTTAAGAGGCAAGCGCGACGCGGTTTTTCTGGCTTCAAAAGTTCACGGAAAAATGGGCGAAGGCCCGAACGAGCAGGGCAACTCGCGACTGCATATCATCAAAGGCTGCGAAGATTCGCTGCGCCGCCTGGATGTCGATTATCTCGATTTGTATCAGATTCATCGCCCGCAAAGCGACATCGCGATTGATGAAACTTTGCGCGCTCTCGACGATTTGGTGCGCAGTGGCAAAGTGCGCTACATCGGCACCTCAACCTTTGGCGCATGGCAGCTTTGCGAAAGTTTGTGGCAAAGCGAGAAGCTCGGTCTTAACCGCTTCGTCAGCGAGCAGCCGCCGTATAACATCTTCGACCGCCGCGCCGAACGAGAGCTCTTTCCGTTTGCACAAACTTTTGGCTTCGGCATTATTCCGTGGAGCCCGCTCGCTGGCGGAATGCTCACCGGCAAATACCGTCGCAATGAAAAAGGCCCCGAAGGTTCGCGCTACGAGAGCGGCAAGTTTCGTTCGGGTGAGCCGGTGCCCGATGCGGCGTGGGATGCCCTTGAAGGCGTCGAAGCTTTAGCCAAAGAAAAAGGCTGCGCACTTGATGCATTCGCCATCGCGTGGTGCGCCGCGAACCCTGCAGTAACATCGCCCATCATTGGCCCACGCACGATGGAGCAACTCGAAGGCAATTTGAAAGCGCTCGATGTCGAAATTACCGACGAGGATAAGAAACGCATCGATGAGATTGTGAAGCCGGGCACACACGTTGCCGAATATTATCAGGCCGATTTCGGGCCAAGCCAATATCGTTAA
- a CDS encoding copper amine oxidase N-terminal domain-containing protein — protein sequence MKNSKRWTSVALTLALAGGALPTAWNGNDAPLGVRAAHAQGGITVLLNGQVLNLGATGATQSAGRVLVPLRGVFEALGANVDYDANTQTVFATSGATQMQLRIGSTQANVNGQTRFLDVPAQTRFGRTLVPLRFVSESLGATVSWNEAQRTVYITSNAGNPNGPINPPINQPNNPPINPPVNQQRETLSGVVTSTINAYSFTMRSDAGELLTVQTAVPLPARFNLNDRVTVTGIRGAQFQADNVVVVTTARQRAGSGRITAIRGEQLFLRHRLGETFVVEPIGGTGTFTVGETVTFEGFFDGAVVRDATVQVYRATNTTPPPVAGTNVDFTGTIESIVAARNEIRVRGDNGQLYTVIYTGTDRFNRFDRVRVRGSFDNGITTARNVTIVQ from the coding sequence ATGAAAAACTCAAAACGATGGACAAGCGTCGCACTGACATTGGCTCTTGCCGGTGGTGCTTTACCTACAGCATGGAATGGAAACGACGCACCACTTGGTGTCCGCGCGGCTCACGCACAAGGCGGCATTACCGTTTTGCTGAATGGGCAAGTTTTAAATCTGGGCGCAACTGGCGCGACACAAAGCGCAGGCCGCGTCCTGGTGCCCTTGCGTGGCGTGTTTGAAGCGTTGGGCGCCAACGTCGATTATGACGCCAACACACAAACCGTTTTCGCCACGAGCGGCGCGACGCAAATGCAATTACGCATCGGCTCGACGCAGGCGAATGTCAATGGACAAACGCGCTTTCTCGATGTGCCCGCGCAAACACGCTTTGGCCGCACGCTGGTGCCGCTGCGCTTTGTTTCGGAATCTTTGGGCGCAACCGTGAGTTGGAACGAAGCTCAGCGCACGGTTTACATCACGTCCAACGCCGGCAATCCGAACGGTCCGATCAATCCACCAATTAACCAGCCCAATAATCCGCCGATCAACCCTCCTGTGAACCAGCAGCGCGAAACCTTGAGTGGTGTTGTGACCTCGACAATTAACGCCTATTCCTTTACGATGCGCAGCGATGCCGGTGAGCTTCTGACGGTTCAAACCGCCGTTCCCTTGCCAGCGCGCTTTAACCTCAACGACCGCGTAACCGTTACCGGTATTCGTGGCGCGCAGTTCCAGGCCGACAACGTCGTTGTGGTGACAACCGCACGTCAGCGCGCTGGAAGTGGACGCATCACGGCGATTCGCGGCGAACAGCTCTTCTTACGCCACCGTCTGGGTGAAACCTTTGTTGTTGAACCCATTGGTGGCACGGGCACATTCACTGTTGGCGAAACAGTCACCTTTGAAGGCTTCTTCGACGGTGCCGTTGTACGCGACGCCACAGTTCAGGTCTATCGGGCAACCAACACAACGCCTCCTCCCGTTGCCGGAACCAACGTGGATTTCACCGGTACGATTGAATCGATTGTAGCAGCGCGCAACGAAATTCGTGTGCGCGGCGATAACGGTCAGCTGTACACCGTGATTTACACGGGCACCGACCGCTTTAACCGTTTCGACCGTGTGCGTGTTCGTGGCTCCTTCGACAACGGAATCACGACAGCGCGCAACGTGACGATTGTGCAGTAA
- a CDS encoding DUF1844 domain-containing protein — protein MSQEREDEPKITVVDRRMLSDDDRAGKSPSPAEAPQVAAAAPETELEVVADEDDMGEEAGEEAISDEEMQQMRAAMEAEQFAAIEARVGRPLTDTEKDAVRAEMENQAREQAQQMSTLEVAPMMQQFLAEISARAAIHMGLMPNPYTRLIAKNDAEARLAIDTFAAVYEVLKPRLDPAIQKEYSRVLNDLRVNFSQQTGLPAGGFGSFGGPKIIH, from the coding sequence ATGAGCCAAGAACGCGAAGACGAACCGAAAATCACAGTTGTTGACCGCCGCATGTTGAGCGACGACGACCGCGCGGGAAAAAGCCCGTCACCAGCGGAGGCGCCACAAGTCGCAGCCGCTGCGCCGGAAACCGAACTTGAAGTTGTCGCCGACGAAGACGATATGGGCGAAGAAGCCGGCGAAGAAGCAATCAGCGACGAAGAAATGCAGCAAATGCGCGCGGCGATGGAAGCCGAGCAGTTTGCGGCGATTGAAGCGCGCGTAGGCCGTCCGCTGACCGATACCGAGAAAGATGCAGTACGGGCCGAAATGGAAAATCAGGCACGTGAGCAAGCGCAGCAGATGTCTACGCTCGAAGTCGCGCCGATGATGCAGCAGTTTTTGGCCGAAATCTCGGCGCGCGCGGCGATTCACATGGGCCTGATGCCTAATCCTTATACGCGCCTCATCGCTAAGAACGACGCCGAAGCGCGCTTGGCCATCGACACATTCGCGGCGGTTTATGAAGTTCTCAAGCCGCGACTCGACCCGGCCATTCAAAAAGAATACTCGCGTGTTCTCAACGATTTGCGTGTGAACTTTTCGCAGCAGACGGGTCTGCCCGCCGGTGGCTTCGGCTCGTTCGGCGGCCCGAAAATCATTCATTAA
- a CDS encoding DUF4385 domain-containing protein, translating to MKFDYSLDFKSIDFRKQPELYRIGKGEQGVLSVEPYKSEILPFWKFATPEKARESSEKIYSLFLQYKEANDFIGMDMARKFLQMGITRSRRYANHPGGKKYDGPVPSDKKGVSGAHGRKELPKTEDPIKAECARIFQEKYLLAKNDEAYIALAQEHREQYENDNGSAETPKRRKPRTANSGD from the coding sequence ATGAAATTCGATTATTCGCTCGATTTCAAAAGCATCGACTTTCGCAAGCAGCCGGAGCTTTATCGCATCGGCAAAGGCGAGCAAGGCGTGCTTTCGGTCGAGCCATATAAATCGGAAATTCTGCCGTTCTGGAAATTCGCCACTCCCGAAAAAGCGCGTGAAAGCAGCGAGAAAATTTATTCGCTCTTTTTGCAATATAAGGAAGCGAACGATTTCATCGGCATGGACATGGCGCGCAAGTTTTTGCAGATGGGCATCACGCGCAGCCGACGATATGCGAACCATCCGGGCGGGAAAAAATACGATGGGCCGGTGCCCTCCGACAAGAAAGGCGTAAGCGGCGCGCATGGCCGCAAGGAATTGCCGAAAACCGAAGACCCAATCAAAGCCGAATGCGCGCGGATATTTCAAGAAAAATATCTGCTCGCAAAGAACGACGAAGCTTATATCGCGCTGGCCCAAGAGCACCGCGAACAATACGAAAATGACAACGGTTCAGCAGAAACTCCAAAACGCCGTAAACCACGCACTGCAAACTCTGGCGATTGA
- a CDS encoding DUF1802 family protein: MINTALKEWAATCLALARGEQIVILRKGGLRDDEGTFALESPAFWLQPTYFHHAEHLVKPEFQSVLQEAERRQESGENDRFIRLQLWARVEKVWSVAPQNDAALANIPHIWSEAYLDVRRAFRPDTPILCAALRVYSASTSHIVPMQPQFLGCRSWLDLPRSLPTENSIAVLDDTAFAKRIGEITEILG, encoded by the coding sequence ATGATTAACACGGCTTTAAAAGAATGGGCTGCAACCTGCCTCGCCCTCGCGCGCGGCGAACAAATCGTGATTTTACGCAAGGGCGGCTTGCGCGACGACGAAGGCACGTTTGCCCTCGAAAGTCCCGCGTTCTGGCTGCAACCAACGTATTTTCATCACGCCGAGCATCTGGTCAAGCCAGAGTTTCAAAGCGTGTTGCAAGAGGCGGAACGCAGGCAAGAAAGCGGCGAGAACGACCGGTTCATTCGCTTACAGTTGTGGGCACGCGTTGAGAAAGTGTGGAGCGTAGCACCACAAAATGACGCCGCGCTTGCGAATATTCCGCACATCTGGAGCGAGGCGTATCTCGACGTGCGACGTGCTTTTCGCCCTGACACGCCGATTTTGTGCGCGGCGTTGCGGGTTTACTCCGCGTCCACAAGTCACATTGTTCCGATGCAGCCGCAGTTTCTCGGATGCCGTTCATGGCTCGACCTGCCACGCTCGCTTCCGACCGAAAATTCAATCGCAGTGCTCGACGATACGGCATTTGCAAAACGCATCGGGGAAATCACCGAAATTTTGGGATAG
- the glmM gene encoding phosphoglucosamine mutase, with product MSSHSSALMISVSGIRGVIGHALSPGNALDFVQSYAAFLKNQGKEKPLVLLARDTRPSGEMMRHAVLAGLIGSGCRVLDLGIVSTPTLQLSIPFHKADGAICITASHNPVEWNALKFFQPSGMYLDKTMGSEVIRIYDNKDFVCGTWETMGSVETDDTAIERHIAAILQLVDADKIRAKKFKVVLDGCAGAGNTISPLLLRELGCDVVHINAALDGIFPHNPEPLPVNMVQLCDAVKANNADIGFAHDADADRVAVATNDGEFIGEDYSLVWAIAHYLKNRKRGPIVTNLSTSMAVEAVAKQYDCAVHRSAVGDANVSAMMHETKAVIGGEGNGGVIMPDIQYGRDGIAALAFTLDFLATENKTSGELHREIPHFFITKSTIDFPNDKMKPLLAWLKSKEKTARADERDGLRLDWPANGETTSWAHIRPSGTEPFVRVICEAKTEAESNRMQKHLRDEIASIAGAL from the coding sequence GTGTCTTCTCATTCTTCGGCGTTAATGATTTCGGTTTCAGGCATTCGCGGCGTCATCGGCCACGCACTTTCCCCCGGCAACGCACTTGATTTCGTGCAAAGCTATGCAGCGTTTCTGAAAAATCAGGGCAAAGAAAAGCCGCTCGTGTTGCTTGCACGCGACACGCGCCCTTCCGGCGAAATGATGCGCCACGCCGTTCTGGCGGGCCTCATCGGTAGCGGCTGTCGCGTTCTCGATCTGGGGATTGTTTCGACGCCGACGTTGCAGCTTTCGATTCCTTTTCACAAAGCCGACGGCGCGATTTGTATTACCGCGTCGCACAATCCCGTTGAATGGAACGCACTGAAATTCTTTCAGCCTTCGGGAATGTATCTCGATAAAACGATGGGCAGCGAAGTAATTCGCATTTACGACAACAAAGATTTCGTATGCGGAACGTGGGAAACAATGGGCAGCGTCGAAACCGACGACACCGCCATCGAGCGCCACATCGCCGCCATTTTACAGCTTGTCGATGCCGACAAAATCCGCGCCAAAAAATTCAAAGTGGTGCTCGATGGTTGCGCCGGCGCGGGCAACACGATCTCACCGCTTCTGCTGCGCGAATTGGGCTGCGATGTGGTGCATATCAATGCGGCGCTCGATGGAATCTTCCCGCATAACCCTGAGCCATTGCCGGTAAACATGGTTCAGCTTTGCGACGCCGTGAAAGCCAACAACGCCGACATCGGTTTCGCGCACGACGCCGACGCCGACCGCGTCGCTGTCGCCACCAATGATGGCGAATTCATCGGCGAAGATTACTCGCTCGTCTGGGCGATTGCGCATTACCTCAAGAACCGCAAGCGCGGTCCGATTGTCACCAACCTTTCGACTTCGATGGCGGTGGAAGCTGTTGCCAAACAATACGACTGCGCGGTTCATCGCTCGGCTGTCGGCGACGCGAATGTATCGGCAATGATGCATGAAACCAAAGCAGTTATCGGCGGCGAAGGTAACGGCGGCGTCATTATGCCCGATATTCAATACGGGCGCGACGGCATTGCAGCGTTGGCTTTTACGCTCGATTTTCTGGCAACAGAAAATAAAACCAGCGGCGAACTGCACCGCGAAATTCCGCACTTCTTCATCACCAAAAGCACAATTGATTTCCCTAACGACAAAATGAAGCCGCTGCTTGCGTGGCTCAAGTCGAAGGAAAAGACGGCGCGCGCCGACGAGCGCGACGGCTTGAGATTGGACTGGCCCGCAAATGGTGAAACCACAAGTTGGGCGCACATTCGCCCATCGGGAACCGAGCCTTTTGTGCGCGTGATTTGTGAAGCTAAGACCGAAGCTGAATCGAACCGCATGCAAAAGCATTTGCGAGATGAAATCGCTTCGATTGCTGGTGCGCTATAG
- a CDS encoding NYN domain-containing protein has product MPRSVDQRVGVFIDVQNMFYAAKHLYGSKLNFAKLLDYVARDRPLVRAIAYVVQTPEIDQSNFLAMLRSNSYEIRSKDLKQRPDGSAKGDWDMGLALDALAMSERLDVVAIVSGDGDFVDLVNFLKARGVRVEIYSFPYSTAEELRWAATEYFQMGTEMIMNPQMRPGDNRSPGERFGDNHFEDFNDVDALPFAAQRSVIE; this is encoded by the coding sequence ATGCCCCGTTCGGTGGATCAGCGTGTCGGCGTCTTTATCGATGTGCAGAATATGTTTTATGCAGCCAAACACCTTTATGGCTCCAAGCTCAATTTCGCCAAACTTCTCGATTATGTGGCGCGCGACCGGCCTCTTGTGCGCGCGATTGCTTATGTTGTGCAAACGCCCGAAATCGACCAGAGCAACTTCCTCGCGATGCTGCGCTCGAATAGTTATGAAATTCGCTCCAAAGATTTAAAACAGCGCCCCGACGGTTCGGCCAAAGGCGATTGGGACATGGGCCTCGCGCTCGATGCACTTGCCATGAGCGAACGGCTGGATGTTGTTGCGATTGTTTCCGGCGATGGCGATTTCGTCGATCTGGTGAATTTTCTAAAAGCGCGCGGCGTGCGTGTCGAGATTTATTCGTTTCCGTATTCCACTGCGGAAGAATTGCGCTGGGCTGCAACCGAATACTTCCAGATGGGCACCGAAATGATTATGAATCCGCAAATGCGGCCCGGTGACAATCGCAGCCCCGGCGAGCGTTTCGGCGATAATCATTTCGAGGACTTCAACGATGTGGATGCGCTGCCGTTCGCGGCGCAGCGTTCGGTCATTGAATAA